The following are encoded together in the Candidatus Poribacteria bacterium genome:
- a CDS encoding polysaccharide deacetylase: protein MSPSSPWRNGCSGAVSLTFDDGHPSQLRTVIPVLDQHGLQGTFYVNPRADDYVEWLKPWREAHASGHEIGNHTIRHVCSRNFGWNADAKGLEDLTLADIEADVLECSRRLREGVPEQSDFSFCYPCYQDFVGEGANRQSYVPVIARHFLAARAKGEAANHPRLADLASLWSFPCERMSGPELVGHAERAAGEGRWVILTFHGVGEGHLLVGESEFRELCGFLRRHRGRIWTAPVIQVAKSVDAWRRDTSSAL from the coding sequence ATGTCTCCATCGAGTCCATGGCGCAACGGGTGTTCCGGAGCCGTCTCTCTCACGTTCGACGACGGGCACCCATCGCAGCTTCGCACCGTCATCCCGGTTCTCGACCAGCACGGCTTGCAGGGGACGTTCTACGTGAATCCCCGCGCAGACGACTACGTGGAGTGGCTCAAGCCGTGGCGCGAGGCTCACGCGTCGGGGCATGAGATCGGCAACCACACGATCCGGCACGTGTGCTCGCGGAACTTCGGATGGAACGCCGACGCCAAAGGGCTGGAGGACCTGACGCTCGCCGACATCGAAGCCGACGTGCTCGAGTGTTCGCGTCGCCTGCGCGAAGGCGTGCCGGAACAATCGGACTTCTCGTTCTGCTACCCCTGCTACCAGGACTTCGTCGGCGAGGGAGCCAATCGTCAGAGCTACGTCCCGGTCATCGCGCGTCACTTCCTGGCGGCGCGCGCGAAGGGCGAAGCCGCGAACCATCCCCGCCTCGCCGATCTCGCATCGCTCTGGTCGTTCCCTTGCGAGCGCATGTCGGGTCCTGAACTCGTCGGACACGCAGAGCGAGCCGCTGGTGAGGGTCGTTGGGTCATCCTCACGTTTCACGGCGTCGGGGAAGGGCACCTGCTCGTCGGGGAGTCCGAGTTCCGCGAGTTGTGCGGCTTCCTGAGACGACATCGCGGGCGGATTTGGACCGCGCCAGTCATCCAGGTCGCCAAGTCGGTCGACGCTTGGCGTCGGGACACGTCAAGCGCCCTATGA
- a CDS encoding methylated-DNA--[protein]-cysteine S-methyltransferase has product MPKLQTETVSTQIGDVRIAASSDAIVVVGLPKSDEFEAECARWERSHPATRPGSSAALVRRAAEAIVAYFRGDMAALSGVATDPDVAPATRRVLDAVSAIPAGSTLAYSDIAKRLGYGKLGPRFVGSANARNPVPLFIPCHRVVGKDGSLVGYGGSVELKQWLLNWERHHTAQRNPV; this is encoded by the coding sequence GTGCCGAAACTCCAGACCGAGACGGTATCCACGCAGATCGGCGATGTCCGAATCGCAGCGTCGTCCGACGCCATCGTCGTCGTCGGACTGCCCAAGAGCGATGAGTTCGAGGCAGAGTGCGCTCGCTGGGAACGCTCCCATCCCGCGACACGTCCCGGGTCGTCTGCGGCGTTGGTTCGCCGCGCTGCTGAAGCCATCGTGGCGTACTTCCGTGGGGACATGGCGGCGTTGAGTGGCGTTGCTACCGATCCAGACGTTGCGCCAGCGACGCGACGCGTTCTCGACGCGGTCTCCGCGATCCCGGCGGGCTCGACTCTCGCCTACTCGGACATCGCCAAGAGACTCGGGTACGGCAAGCTGGGTCCTCGGTTCGTCGGAAGCGCGAACGCGCGCAATCCGGTGCCGTTGTTCATCCCGTGCCATCGCGTCGTCGGAAAGGACGGCAGCCTGGTCGGGTACGGGGGAAGTGTGGAGCTGAAGCAGTGGCTCCTGAACTGGGAGCGCCACCACACGGCGCAACGTAACCCAGTGTAG
- a CDS encoding diacylglycerol kinase family lipid kinase encodes MSPDLHLIYNPAAGKGRSSHEVQTACAELECAGAQVTVLRTEAPGHATTLARRAAESGIRTVVAFGGDGTAREVAAGLHGSGSRLGVLPAGTGNDLARSLGIPSKLPDAVTVVVGGAELAIDLGSDSDGLFTGVCGVGFAAEVAYEANRFHWIHGSPAYFAGVFRALMRLRPVPMRIYLDDDVVEHSAVFVMAQNTPYCGGGQWMAPQASLTDGKLDVVVVSEISRIELVRTFPKVYSGEHVTHPAFHVYRSSTVRVESQEPLRKMLDGDHVQPTPMDVRTLPAALKVLVPPGTAV; translated from the coding sequence ATGAGCCCCGATCTCCACCTCATCTACAACCCAGCAGCCGGCAAGGGACGGAGCTCGCACGAGGTCCAAACCGCTTGCGCCGAGCTCGAGTGCGCCGGGGCCCAGGTGACCGTTCTGCGGACCGAAGCGCCGGGACATGCCACCACGCTCGCGCGACGCGCGGCGGAGTCGGGCATTCGGACGGTCGTGGCGTTCGGCGGGGATGGCACGGCGCGCGAGGTCGCCGCCGGGCTGCACGGATCGGGTTCTCGGCTGGGCGTCCTCCCTGCGGGAACCGGCAACGACTTGGCGCGCTCGCTCGGCATCCCGTCGAAGCTCCCGGACGCCGTCACCGTCGTCGTTGGGGGTGCCGAACTCGCCATCGACCTCGGATCGGATTCTGATGGACTGTTCACGGGCGTATGCGGCGTCGGGTTCGCCGCCGAAGTAGCCTACGAGGCGAACCGGTTCCACTGGATTCACGGTTCCCCCGCCTATTTCGCCGGCGTGTTTCGCGCGCTCATGCGCCTGCGCCCCGTGCCGATGCGCATCTACCTGGACGATGACGTGGTCGAGCACTCCGCCGTCTTCGTCATGGCGCAGAACACGCCCTACTGCGGCGGGGGTCAGTGGATGGCTCCGCAGGCGTCGTTGACGGACGGCAAGCTTGACGTGGTCGTCGTCTCGGAGATCAGCCGGATCGAACTCGTACGAACCTTCCCCAAAGTCTACAGTGGCGAGCATGTGACGCATCCGGCGTTCCACGTCTACCGGTCATCCACCGTGCGCGTCGAGAGCCAAGAGCCCCTTCGGAAGATGCTTGACGGCGACCACGTCCAACCCACGCCGATGGACGTCCGAACCCTCCCGGCGGCGCTCAAGGTGCTCGTCCCTCCAGGAACCGCTGTCTGA
- a CDS encoding Gfo/Idh/MocA family oxidoreductase yields MRGIIVGVGGRARSWYDTCRRHRDVELVGYVEISPERRERVISEWGLPRDEVHDSLSNALKAAEADFVCDVTPPAAHERVALEAFDAGLHVIGEKPLSDTFEAAYRMVAAAERAGVTHVITQNYRFGRTPRTAHRLLKEGVVGGPEHAVVGFYMPWAKAPGTHYVTMPYPLITDMGIHHFDMLRYVLDREPVNVLAKTWNVSWGWHAGDAAHTAIFEFEGGLTVTHHSLGASVGKRTSWNGDWRIEGPKGSLTWEDDALFWTGNPAGPKDGREQLPLDELPLGGQDALLEEFVSAIREGREPECSSRDNIKSLAMVFAGIKSDKEKRQVDIAELFES; encoded by the coding sequence ATGCGAGGCATCATCGTCGGCGTCGGCGGACGAGCCAGAAGCTGGTACGACACCTGCAGGCGCCACCGAGACGTCGAGCTCGTCGGCTACGTCGAGATTTCGCCGGAACGGCGCGAGCGCGTCATATCGGAGTGGGGACTTCCGCGCGACGAGGTTCACGATTCGCTGTCGAACGCGTTGAAGGCAGCCGAGGCGGACTTCGTGTGCGACGTCACGCCACCGGCGGCGCATGAGCGCGTAGCGCTGGAGGCATTCGACGCTGGACTCCACGTGATCGGCGAGAAGCCCCTCAGTGACACGTTCGAGGCAGCGTATCGCATGGTCGCTGCCGCCGAGCGCGCCGGCGTGACGCACGTCATCACGCAGAACTATCGGTTCGGCAGAACGCCTCGGACTGCGCACCGGCTTCTCAAGGAAGGTGTCGTCGGGGGCCCGGAGCATGCGGTCGTAGGGTTCTACATGCCGTGGGCGAAAGCTCCCGGCACTCACTACGTCACGATGCCCTATCCGCTCATCACCGACATGGGGATCCACCACTTCGACATGCTGCGGTACGTCCTGGACCGGGAGCCGGTGAACGTGCTCGCCAAGACGTGGAACGTGTCGTGGGGCTGGCACGCCGGGGACGCCGCTCACACGGCGATCTTCGAGTTCGAGGGCGGTCTGACCGTGACGCACCACTCGCTTGGCGCGAGCGTCGGGAAGCGCACGTCCTGGAACGGCGACTGGCGGATCGAGGGGCCCAAGGGCTCGCTGACATGGGAGGACGACGCACTGTTCTGGACGGGCAACCCCGCCGGACCCAAGGACGGGCGCGAACAGTTGCCTCTGGACGAGCTCCCGCTCGGAGGTCAGGACGCTCTCTTGGAGGAGTTCGTGAGCGCCATCCGTGAGGGTCGCGAACCGGAGTGCAGCAGCCGAGACAACATCAAGTCCCTCGCGATGGTGTTCGCAGGAATCAAGAGCGACAAGGAGAAGCGCCAAGTCGATATCGCGGAGCTGTTCGAGAGCTAG
- a CDS encoding DegT/DnrJ/EryC1/StrS family aminotransferase, with amino-acid sequence MRNTRATKLPLYQPWIDEDDIAAVVEVLRTPWIGMGARVGEFERRFAELVGAEHGIAVSSCTAAIHLSLLAAGIGPGDVVITTPYTFTATSEAILHTGAQVRFADVDPHTLNLDPDAVRQALTPDVRAIVPVHIAGMPCDMGALLAICREHGLKLIDDAAHAIGARVGEQRIGSCGDATAYSFYPTKNITTGEGGMVTTNDADLAARVRRLRYHGLSRDTWARSTTRQPWTYDVVEQGFKCNMTDIQAALGISQLTKFDRQMEIRSRIAQRYFDALGSSPALDLPSTPADGVHAWHLFVVHLHLDRLGIDRDEFVTAMNDRNIGALVHYTPLHLMTHYQRICDVGPGDLPNAEKAFSRVASLPMWPGMSDDDVGDVVAAVEEITAEHGRGDAARIGDPVQPNAAT; translated from the coding sequence ATGCGGAACACTCGCGCGACGAAGCTCCCGCTCTACCAGCCCTGGATCGACGAGGACGACATCGCCGCCGTCGTCGAGGTGCTGCGGACGCCGTGGATCGGCATGGGCGCGCGCGTCGGCGAGTTCGAGCGGCGCTTCGCCGAGCTCGTCGGGGCGGAGCACGGCATCGCGGTGAGCTCGTGCACGGCTGCGATCCACCTGTCCTTGCTCGCAGCCGGGATCGGTCCCGGCGACGTGGTCATCACGACGCCGTACACGTTCACGGCGACGTCCGAGGCGATCCTTCACACCGGCGCTCAGGTACGGTTCGCCGACGTCGATCCGCACACGCTGAACCTCGACCCGGACGCCGTTCGACAGGCACTGACCCCCGACGTCCGCGCCATCGTGCCTGTGCACATCGCGGGGATGCCATGCGACATGGGAGCCCTCTTGGCGATATGTCGGGAACACGGGCTGAAGCTCATCGACGACGCGGCGCACGCCATCGGAGCCCGTGTCGGCGAACAACGCATCGGTTCGTGCGGCGACGCGACCGCGTACAGCTTCTACCCGACGAAGAACATCACAACCGGCGAAGGCGGCATGGTGACGACGAACGACGCCGACCTGGCGGCGCGCGTCCGGCGGCTTCGTTACCATGGCCTCAGTCGCGACACTTGGGCCCGGAGCACGACTCGACAGCCGTGGACCTACGATGTCGTCGAGCAGGGGTTCAAGTGCAACATGACGGACATCCAGGCGGCGCTGGGGATTTCGCAACTCACCAAGTTCGACCGCCAGATGGAGATTCGTAGTCGGATCGCTCAGCGGTACTTCGATGCGCTCGGGTCGTCTCCGGCTCTGGACCTGCCATCGACGCCTGCAGACGGCGTTCACGCGTGGCATCTGTTCGTCGTTCACCTGCACTTGGATCGGCTAGGCATCGACCGGGACGAGTTCGTGACGGCGATGAACGACCGCAACATCGGCGCGCTCGTCCACTACACGCCGTTGCACCTCATGACCCACTACCAGCGCATATGCGACGTCGGTCCGGGCGACCTCCCCAACGCGGAGAAGGCGTTCTCACGAGTCGCCAGCCTGCCGATGTGGCCCGGAATGTCCGATGACGATGTGGGCGACGTAGTTGCGGCGGTCGAAGAGATCACGGCAGAGCATGGGCGCGGTGACGCAGCGCGGATTGGTGATCCGGTACAGCCCAATGCCGCGACGTGA